The DNA sequence ACTGCACAAAAGGAACTCCCTATCTGATTCCAAACATTTTctcaagaaaagaaaactgaCAAACCAAACAAGCCCTAGCGTTTTAGAACTTTGTGGTCTCTTCGTGGCACATAGGTGGTGTTTGAAATTGACACGAAAAACAAATGCGATATGAGAATAATATAAGCATGATTCGAATTTATAGCCGTTGCTATGAATGTTCTAagagattatatatttaaatatcagGACATTTTCGAGGCCGAACTACcgaagtactactactatatttttgagtactactactatatttttgagTAACTAGGGCTAGATGAAGATGTAAAAGAGGAAATAATGACAAATGCAATTATCTAGGTGGTCTCTGTCTAAATTCctattctctctcatttcaatttttttacctACTATACCTAACTTCTTCCATGAAATGTGATTGAGTGGACTCCCTACTAATCCTATTTTCAACACATTTTGTGACTTACTTTATTATACGATTGAGACAGTTCGACGTGGTacatttttatactaataattataacaataaattaatacccATTGATGATTGGATAATTGgttgtatattttttctattatttgttAGAGGGTTGATAAATTTTAGCAACTAGTTTAACGACATTCACGTGTAGAGGTGGTTACATATCCTTTTAATAGTTGAAGTTCAGTacaattgttttatttgttttagtaaTAAGTCATACTCCACACtacttttcaataaattattcatgCTTTGTAAATGTAAAACAAATACTCTCCCATCTCATATTAGAATTAAGTTCAGCATGAATTTTAgtaagaaatattaattaaaaaataaataaattataaatctcatttttatatttattatagtagtataatgaATCTCTATTGCCGGATAAACTTATATTAACAATGTTATATCGGTGTTCATTTAAGTTCCcaccaatattattttatataaaaatacagcaaaattgcaattaaaaaaaagttggtcAAAAAGCATTGAACAATGTGATTAACTAAATAGATGGCTGCATATAACCTACCAAGTTCTAccaattactatatttaattttgtaaagaaATTTAGTCAAACAAATTTCTGTACAAAGTTCTGACTTCTGACATTcaaatagtaattaaattaaatatttgtaagtCCCACTTTAAGGATGCAATAATCTAGATTATCAAATACAGAGCATTTAAATAGCACAATCAAACTATTGGATAACTGattaatagataaaaaaaagtaacatCAGCTCTGGGAATATACCATGAAAAAGTGGTCTATATACTTACGAGTCCAATTAGGTTCCATTActttaaataagtaaaatttattcatataaataaaaatttaaaataagggGAAAATTTTATGTGCCTTTACTATCTAACTAGTTCCATTGTAtacttcaaataaaattataaatagtagtatagtactagtactatatactaAATGAAATGGACTGATATGTTACAGATAATCTATGAGCACcatttataaattaacaaatcATTAAggtttatataatttgtaaacTTCATCATTCTAATTTCTAatgtaataaagtaaaataaaaatattcgaACGCCGACAAATGAAATTCCTTCGAATCCATTCCTagatattgaattttaaaataaaaaatcagaacTATATCGATCGCCAATATAGAATTAAAACACACGCACCACACTTTATAGATAATACAAcgttttatctttaattaatagatCGGATATTCGAGTCGTCACAATCACGAGTTAAACGGAAGTTGctgcataatttaattaattccgTGTGGGACACCTACCTACAGTTTATAATTGAGGACTGTTTGTTAATGTCAAAAAGGAAATTCAACATCCATTATTGAACTACCAATTATTGTGGTTGCAAAactttaatcatatttaatagCCATTTTGGTTcctctttctaatttttttataatagtattttattgttaGTCATGCACATTAATTTGGGATTTCCgtaattacttaatttaattgcATCAATTTTATCAACGAATTGAAATCCGGCCCAAGCACGATCACTTGTAAATTTAAGTTGACCAAATCAATCGAGAGTAATTACCAAAACATTAtcattttagattaaattaaGCTAAATGTTCAACAATTATTAgataacattttaaattagtataCAAAAATCTGGTCAAAGATCtgtaattcataaataattagtactcatttttactatatattggTAGCAAATATAAAGGAGTTTAAGTCcgatttttaatgtattacggaaatacataaacaataataaattatatgaatgatttgacataaaatacacacaacaattaattattttaattatgactTATACAAATAATACTAGTGTGGTAGTACATGAGTTGGATTTAGTTGGAGAGTGCACTGTTAAAGTAAAGATTCTGCAATAATCACTTGATTCTTCTATTAAAtaaggtattttttttgtgctaAATTCTTGGATTtcttttgacattttcatcgTGGTAAAATCTCCAACTTCCTctgcaaaaattaattttgataaattgaaaaacaatacAATCTGATCCAGAATTTTAGTCTTGCCACCACACactaactctctctctctcaacaaggaagaaaaattatgGGAAGGCTTCTTTGCAGACACAAATCAGGATTAGCAGAAACAGTGTCAGGTGATTAATTCCTTCCATTCTCTTCTAATTGGTTtctttattattgtttaattcttggatttattatttctgcatacattattttttaattttactttgttgGGTTTATGCACAAAGGAAAGCTTCTTTTTGTGGGCcgaattttatgtatatttgttttttttttgttgctttatttCGAAAGTTTGGATCTTGAAACTGAATTGTAGTTCTTGAATATCCGTACAGAATTCAGTGTGGAGATTGAAGATAATTTGAAATGCTGATTAGGTTTTGGTTAGTATTTGGGGAATAATCTTCTTGGTTTGTTAGCATTTCATTTCCCCTAATTTTGTTGGAAGATAAAGATTCGATTTTTATTTCTAGAAATTTGGGGATAATCTTCTTGGTTTGTTAGCATTTCATTTCGCCTGTTTTTGTTCGAAGATAAATATTcgatttttatgtttatttcaaaaaaattgggGGATTTCTAAATGTGGGAAATCAGtgaataaagagagagattctTGGTGAGTGATTGGGATTTGGGGGTGATTGGAAGATATGACAATGGAGGAAAAAGGAGTGAGTGAAGCATTGTTGAGGGCggaagaagacgaagacgacTTCAAGAGCTGCTGCGAAGACGAGGATGAATTGGATTTGAAGGAGAAGGAAGACAATGTGAAGGTGgatttagatgaaaatgtagTTAAGATGTATTTTAAGGGTGTGTCTGTTGCTTGCCCCGGTGATTCGGGCTCTAGGATATCAGGAATTGGGGTGGTTATGGAGAGGCCGGGTTGTTCAGCCCCAGTTCGGATCCAGAAGAAGCTCGATTTCTATGTCGAGGAGCCGATTGCAGAGTGTTTGGCGTTGCTGGATGGTTTGTCCGAGGCTATACAGCACGAGGCGAAGTGCGTTTTCGCCTTCACAGATTCTGAAATCTTGCATAGTCAGGTGAATCTTGCAAAATTTTTAGCGTTTAAGATGTTTGATTTGACTATATTTGATCAAGAATTGGTGTTTTTTAGGTTGAATGTTGAATCTGATGTGAATTTATGTGTTAGATTGTTGATGAGAAGATTGCTGAGAGTCCTCTTTTGGTGGCATTGAGGCAAAGAATCATGGAACAAGCACGTAATCTCGAGACGTTTGTGTTAAAACTCGTCCCGGCCAGCGACCTAGATAGGGCTTTGGGTTTAGCTCGAGTCACTGTTGGTATAGTCTCCTCTTGTGGTGGTGTCGGGGAGGATTCAACGGAGAGCTGCTCGATCTGTTGTGAGGAGAAGCTCTCGTCGATGATGCTCTCGTTCAAGTGCTCCCACGAGTTCTGTTCCAACTGTATGAAAACGTACGTCGAGGGTAAAGTGCGTTGCGGTCGAGTGCCGATCAGATGCCCTGAATCAGGATGCAAGTATTGTATCTCGGCTTCCGAGTGCAAACTGTTTCTCCCCGTTGCCTCGTATGAGTCTCTGGAGAGAGCAAATGTGTTGAGCTCGAACAAGATATATTGCCCGTATCCTAATTGCTCGGTGCTGCTTGATCCCCGTGATTGCTTGTCATCGAGCCAGTTGGACAACAGCTGTGTGGAGTGTCCCGTCTGTCAAGGGCTTGTCTGCGTTAACTGTGAGGTCGCGTGGCATTCCTCCATGACCTGCGAGGAGTACCAAAGTCTCCTGTCGGAGGAGAGGGACGCGTCCGATTCGACCTCGCTTCGTCTGGCTCGGATCACGAGGCGCAGACGCTGCGATCGTTGCAGGACAATGGTCGAGCTAACTCACGGTCGCTACCACATGAGATGCTGGTATGATGATTTCTTGATATTATTGTTGACAGGGTTAATAGCCgtttaaatcatgaaatttggtcACATTCTGGTCGATCccatgaaatttaaaattgaattattaaatcACGAAATTTTAGTCCTTTCTCAATTATCCAAAAATGTTGTCTTTTGATGACGTATAAAATgacgtactccctccgtccacgaataggagtcccggttggccattttcatccgtccgccattaggagtcccggttagacattttatcttgggagtataaaaaatgacctCATTGTTCCCTTAATTTAGaagctgcaattaattttaatccactttgattgcaatttctcactttctctcttaatgttagatttcattattccaaagaataaagcaaataataatataaatgggtcccacattccactatcacacactttaattattacactcaaacttttcttaaaatccgcaCCCAattcaaccgggactcctattcgcggacggagggagtatttcattaATGCGGATGTGGAAACGTTAAACGACTACATTACTTAACACTACTTCAGCTAGTCACGATGACATTAATTTCACTAGAAATTGTTGATTCGTGTACGAGAAATTGTTCGCTACGATTTTCGTTCATAATTCACATGTGCGTGCTCGATT is a window from the Salvia hispanica cultivar TCC Black 2014 chromosome 1, UniMelb_Shisp_WGS_1.0, whole genome shotgun sequence genome containing:
- the LOC125202077 gene encoding E3 ubiquitin-protein ligase RSL1-like; this encodes MTMEEKGVSEALLRAEEDEDDFKSCCEDEDELDLKEKEDNVKVDLDENVVKMYFKGVSVACPGDSGSRISGIGVVMERPGCSAPVRIQKKLDFYVEEPIAECLALLDGLSEAIQHEAKCVFAFTDSEILHSQIVDEKIAESPLLVALRQRIMEQARNLETFVLKLVPASDLDRALGLARVTVGIVSSCGGVGEDSTESCSICCEEKLSSMMLSFKCSHEFCSNCMKTYVEGKVRCGRVPIRCPESGCKYCISASECKLFLPVASYESLERANVLSSNKIYCPYPNCSVLLDPRDCLSSSQLDNSCVECPVCQGLVCVNCEVAWHSSMTCEEYQSLLSEERDASDSTSLRLARITRRRRCDRCRTMVELTHGRYHMRCWCGHKFCYSCGEDYGDGNRTCQCAFWEDDFTEGMVAYPSQQLEQWAWDSFEPLPIASGAYSEQERSQLALIQRFLAGGFSLGDEDPHQAPPQCTDSYADTMKDLRQLPWLERFVSVISDDFYEDYVQ